The genomic DNA GTGACCCATCGCTCCGACCCGGGTATGTGCGTGTGCTTGCCCGCAGGATCGGGCTTGAGCTCGGCGAAGTGCGCGCCGCCGTAGAGCGTGCTGCGCGACGGGGGAGTGACGCTGCAAAAAATCCGCGGACGCCGCATGCGCCGCAAGCTACGTCGGGCGCGTCTGATGGAGCAGCGCAACCCGAAGACGTGCCGGCATTGCGGGTGAGCGTCCGAGACCTGCCGCGCACTGCAGAGACGGCGCTCGAGCGCGACACGCTAATGGGGGCGCTGCAATACGGGCATCGAATGGACCCTGACCTCTTTCGGCGAGCGATGGCTGTCGAATTTCGCACTCCGGGACTCGACGCGGTGCGGCAGTCGATTGCTGCGACGACCGATCCGCAACGCGCAGGGTGGGCGGTCGACGCCGTGTCTCGGGTGCGGGAACCGTACCGCACTCTGGCAGCGGAACTACTCACCTCGGACTTTCCCGCGCGCGACGATGAGCACGCTGTGGCATCCGCCGACGATCTCGCGCGGCGAGTGCTGATGCGCGCTCTCGACAGCGCGAAATCAGAGCTTGTCCGGCAGATTCAGCGGGTTCCTGCGGACTCAGAAGAAGGGCGAGGCGTGCGTATGCGCCTACGTGAAATCGACATCGAACGCGCGCAGGTTCGCGGCGACCAGTAGCGCCCAACTCCTCTGACAGGGCAGGATGAACTGTATGGTTCGCTCTCAACCGGCTTCTGTTGCCGTCGACGTCGATGATCTCTCGATCGAGCGACTCTCCGCACGGGGCGGCGACGCGGCCCGTGTCGTCGATGGAGTGACGTTCACATTGGAACGCGCGAACACTCTCGTGCTGATGGGGCCGACCGGCTCTGGTAAGAGCTCACTCGCGGCGATGCTCGCGGGACATGGCGGCGCGGACATGAAGGTCGTTGGTGGCGATGCCCGGGTCGAAGGCATTTCAATCCGTAAGGGCGGGCGTCCGTTGCGCCAAGTCACTTACCACACGGGGTTTCTCGCACAGGGAGACGCTGCGCGTCTTCCGCCGCGGTCAACCGTGGCTGAGATCATCGCAGAGCCTGTTACGAGTCGTGATCGCCGAGCGAACGCCCGTGCGATAGCGCTGCGCGTCGCGACCCTACTCGATGAGTTCTCTTTGCCGCTCGGGATGACCTCGAAGTACCCGTACGAGCTGAGCGCCGGGATGCGTCAGCGTGTTGCCCTCGCCCGCGCTTTCATGCTTGAACCACGGCTGCTGATCGCCGACGATATTTTTGCCAATCTCGACGTCGACTCACGACGACTCGTACGGGAGGCGATTGTCCGAAGGCGAGAAGATCGCGCAATGTCCGCCGTGCTGGTGACGAACGACACGGATGCCGTGAATGCGCTGAACCCTTACGTGCTCGTGCTTCGCGCGGGACACCCGATCGCCTTTGGTCGCGGTACGAAAGACCTCCTGTGGACCCCGAGTTCCGAAGCCGACGAGCGACTCGTTGCGCCGAGCACAATTCCAACTGTGCGCTGACGGATATTTGACGACAAACCAGCAAACGTGCACGGGCACCCGTTGACGTTTGCTAAGCTTGTCTGGTTGCCCGCTGAGGGCAGCGAATATTCCTCCATAGCTCAATTGGCAGAGCAATCGGCTGTTAACCGGTAGGTTCTTGGTTCGAGTCCAAGTGGGGGAGCAAATCTGCCAAAAAAGCGCCTCAACAGGGGCTTTTTTGCATTCATATCAGCATCTCTGCCCCATTCTTCTTCGGAGTGGGCGTAGTTACCCCGTGTGCCGTGGCCGATCTTCAGCGACCTCGGCTCGTTGGTAATCGGTAGGGTTGAAGAACCGCGCAGTGCACGCTCGCGGTCACGCTGTCTGGAGGAACTATGGAGTTCGCCGCACTAGGGGCTGTCGGCCTCATTGCGATCATCGCCGTCGTAGTAATCATCGTTGTGGGGGTCATCGTGGCGATCCTGGTACGCGCGTGGTATCGAGTTGCACGTGCTGATGAAGCTCTTGTAATCGTCGGTAAGCGTCAGAAGAGCAACGATGGTGGTTCCTCGCGCATTACTGTCATCACTGGTGGCGGCGCAATCGTCAATCCTTTGACGCAGCGTGCCGAAATGATCTCGCTGCGCGCGCGCCAGATCAAAATGGAGCCAACGGCGCAGTCCTCCAACGGTGTGACAGTAAACGTCAACGGTGTCGCACTCGTCAAAATTGGATCCGACCCCGAGTCGGTCCGGCGCGCAGCAGAACGCTTTGCATCTCAGGACAAAGCGATTGAGCAGTTCACGACCGAACAGCTCGAAGGTGCGCTTCGTGGTGTCGTTGCGACGCTGACAGTCGAAGAGCTCATGCGCGATCGTCAGCGCCTCGCCGACCAGATCGCTGAAGGGATCAAAGGTGACCTCTCCTCGCAGGGGCTCATCCTGGATTCGTTCCAGATCCAGGGGATTACCGACTCCAACGGCTACATCGCAGCCCTTGGCGCCACCGAGGTCGAGCGTGTGAAGCGTGACGCCGAGGTTGCGAAGATCAACGCGGACCGAGAAATTCGCGCTCGTCAGATCGCGACAGACGAGGCGAACCTGATCGAACAGACGGCTCTCGATAAAAACACCGCTGCGGCAAAGGCTCAGGTTGGTCGAGCCAATGCCGAAGCGGAGCAGGCTGAGGCTCTGGAACGCTCTGAGCGGCAGCAGGCCGTTCTGCTGCAAGAGGCCGAGAATAAGCAGGCGCAGCTCGATGCAGACGTTCAGAAGGTCGCTGATGCGAACCTTTACGAGCGTCAGCGCGCTGCGGATGCTGATGCGTACGCTCACGTGAAAGAAGCCGAGGCTCACGCGCAGATCGCTGAGCAGCAGGCAGCAGCAACGCGAGTACGCGCAGAAGCCGATGCTGACGCTATCCGTCTGGAAGGTGACGCTCGTGCGCAGGCGATTCGCGCTGAGGCAGAAGCGCTCTCGCACAACCAGGAAGCCCTGCTCGCACAGCGGGCGCTTGAGTCCTTGGTGCCGATGATGTCGGAGTTCGCGAAGGGCTACGACAAGGTCGGATCGATCACGGTTCTTGGGGGAGAAGGTGCAAGCAGCCATCTCGCCAGCGAGTCTGCGTCTGGGTTGCGCGCGACTTTCGATGCCGTGCGGGCCGCGACAGGTCTCGATCTTGCGGCTGTCATCCAGGGTCGTGTCGTTGGAAACAGCGTCGGCGATGCGATCGCTGAGACGGCGCCAGCGGCGCCGACCACCGTCTCACCGCAGGCCCCTGAACCCGCACCCGAGTCGTAATTCAGGCGTCGAGGTCATCGACGCCCGGCATCCAGGAGACGCCCGGCCGGTTCCACCCGCGCTTCCGGGCGATCTTCTGTACCGTCTTCCAGTCCCGATCATCGATTCTGTCGATGTAGAGCACGCCGTTCAGGTGGTCGAACTCGTGCTGCAGAATTCGCGCACGCCATCCTGTCACCTCGAGGCGGACTGCGGCGCCTTCGAGGTCTGTCCCCGAGATAATGGCTCCTTCGGAGCGGCGCAGGGGGAATCGCTCGCCCGGTACCGATAGACAGCCCTCGGACTCTTCCTCTTCGTCGGGTTCTCCTGGTTCGAGAGGTCGTATCCACAACTCCGGGTTGATGATGACGCCCCGCCAGGGCGCGCCATCATCGTCCTGGTATGTGTAGGTGAAGATTCGCAATCCGACGCCCACCTGGGGCGCCGCCAGGCCCACGCCGGGGGCGGTGTCCATAGTCTCGAACATGTCGGCGACGAGGGTACGAATCTCGTCGGTGATGACCTCGACTGGCGCAGCAGGCGCGTGCAATACCGGGTCACCCATGATGCAAATTGGAAGAACAGCCACGCCTTGAGCCTATCGAGCGTATGTGCCAGCTACTGTTTTATGGTGTTCTGGTTTTCTCCCACGCTCGATGACGTCAGCAATCAGCTGGTTGGTGTTTTTGAGAACCCAGCTTTGCTGCTGGGTATCCCGCTGGCCCTTTCTGGCGCGGTTTTCATGTCGTTCGGAGCGCAGTATCAGCACCGGGGCGTTACAAAGGTGGGCCAGCTTGCTGGTGGCGCCAATTCAAACGGATTGACACTTTCTCAGCTGGGCCGTTTACTCACTAGGCCATCCTGGGTATTGGGCACCGTGATGCTCGGACTCGCCATCGTCTGCCAGCTGGGCGCGCTGAGCGTGGCGCCGCTGATCGTTGTGCAGCCGCTGGGTGCCATATCCCTCGTCATCACGACGCTGCTGAACGCGCGAGTGACAGGACACACTCCGACTCGCCGCTCCATCACAGCGATCATCGCGTGTGTGGGAGGAATCTTCCTTTTCGTCACGGTCGCCGCTCTCTTTGCGGTAGAGCAAGCAGTAACGACGAGTCAGATCGTCATCGTGTTGTTGTTGCTTCTGGTTATCTCGATCGTTCTGGTGCTGCTTTGGCTGCTCTTTCGTCGACGCCAAGCACGCGCATTGTTCTACGTCGTAGCGGCCGGAATCGTCTACGGCTTTGTGGCGACTCTTGCCAAGATCGTCATTCTTCGCGTCCAGGATGGCAATTTCGACTGGTTGACGCTACTCAGTCTTGTCGCTCTTGTCGCAGGTACCGGCCTCGGCGCGTACTTCGTGCAGACCGCGTATTCATCCGGCCCGCCTGACCTGGCAATTGCGGGTCTCACGGTGGTCGACCCGATGGTCGCGGTTCTCGTTGGCCTGACCGTCCTCGGGGAGGGATCAGCCGTCCCCTTCTGGGGCTACGTGATCTTCATCATCGCCGGGGCCGTGGCCATTTGGGGCGTGATCAATCTTGCGATCTATCACCCACAGGTTATGAAAGACAGTCAAGAGCTAAACATTCGTCGCGGCAGTGGCGAACTTCGCCAGCCGGACGAGACCGAGTAAGCTCGTTCGCTGAGGGGCGGTGGCCAAGCTGGTTAAGGCAGCGGGCTCATAACCCGACGATCGTGGGTTCAAGTCCCACCCGCCCTACAAAACATCCGCCCGAAATTCCTACTTTCGAATCTCGCGCACGTCAATGCTTGTGAATTGCCAGTCGCGTCGGCAATAATGGCCGCAGACAACAGAACAACTGCCAGAGATGACTCCATCAGGTCGTAGGGGAAGACGCACCTGAAGAAACGGAGACATCATGGCTACACCTCATGCGCGGGGAGTGATTTATATTCACTCCGCGCCACGTGCGTTGTGCCCCCACATCGAGTGGGCGGTTGGACGCGCTCTCGGTCGTGCCGTTAATTTCGAATGGGACGATCAGCCGGTTC from Microbacterium endophyticum includes the following:
- a CDS encoding flotillin family protein → MEFAALGAVGLIAIIAVVVIIVVGVIVAILVRAWYRVARADEALVIVGKRQKSNDGGSSRITVITGGGAIVNPLTQRAEMISLRARQIKMEPTAQSSNGVTVNVNGVALVKIGSDPESVRRAAERFASQDKAIEQFTTEQLEGALRGVVATLTVEELMRDRQRLADQIAEGIKGDLSSQGLILDSFQIQGITDSNGYIAALGATEVERVKRDAEVAKINADREIRARQIATDEANLIEQTALDKNTAAAKAQVGRANAEAEQAEALERSERQQAVLLQEAENKQAQLDADVQKVADANLYERQRAADADAYAHVKEAEAHAQIAEQQAAATRVRAEADADAIRLEGDARAQAIRAEAEALSHNQEALLAQRALESLVPMMSEFAKGYDKVGSITVLGGEGASSHLASESASGLRATFDAVRAATGLDLAAVIQGRVVGNSVGDAIAETAPAAPTTVSPQAPEPAPES
- a CDS encoding DMT family transporter; translated protein: MFWFSPTLDDVSNQLVGVFENPALLLGIPLALSGAVFMSFGAQYQHRGVTKVGQLAGGANSNGLTLSQLGRLLTRPSWVLGTVMLGLAIVCQLGALSVAPLIVVQPLGAISLVITTLLNARVTGHTPTRRSITAIIACVGGIFLFVTVAALFAVEQAVTTSQIVIVLLLLLVISIVLVLLWLLFRRRQARALFYVVAAGIVYGFVATLAKIVILRVQDGNFDWLTLLSLVALVAGTGLGAYFVQTAYSSGPPDLAIAGLTVVDPMVAVLVGLTVLGEGSAVPFWGYVIFIIAGAVAIWGVINLAIYHPQVMKDSQELNIRRGSGELRQPDETE
- a CDS encoding ATP-binding cassette domain-containing protein, with translation MVRSQPASVAVDVDDLSIERLSARGGDAARVVDGVTFTLERANTLVLMGPTGSGKSSLAAMLAGHGGADMKVVGGDARVEGISIRKGGRPLRQVTYHTGFLAQGDAARLPPRSTVAEIIAEPVTSRDRRANARAIALRVATLLDEFSLPLGMTSKYPYELSAGMRQRVALARAFMLEPRLLIADDIFANLDVDSRRLVREAIVRRREDRAMSAVLVTNDTDAVNALNPYVLVLRAGHPIAFGRGTKDLLWTPSSEADERLVAPSTIPTVR
- the def gene encoding peptide deformylase, with translation MAVLPICIMGDPVLHAPAAPVEVITDEIRTLVADMFETMDTAPGVGLAAPQVGVGLRIFTYTYQDDDGAPWRGVIINPELWIRPLEPGEPDEEEESEGCLSVPGERFPLRRSEGAIISGTDLEGAAVRLEVTGWRARILQHEFDHLNGVLYIDRIDDRDWKTVQKIARKRGWNRPGVSWMPGVDDLDA